A section of the Candidatus Zixiibacteriota bacterium genome encodes:
- the amrS gene encoding AmmeMemoRadiSam system radical SAM enzyme: MMRRRQFIQTASVGAGLALCPGFAYSQIKPSPSTNTPPGKGYHPASYYIKLEDGIVECTLCPRRCHVSDLERGYCGVRENIGGEYYTLVYSKVCSANIDPIEKKPLFHFLPGTNAFSIATAGCNMNCKFCQNWSISQFRPEDVNHFDMPPDKCVDIAKENGCPTIAYTYSEPTVFYEYMLDCAKAARQENISSVVITAGLIEKEPLKELISSVDAIKIDLKAYTQTYYNDICSGFLKPVLDNLITIKSSGIWLEIVYLMLPGLNDSRQEISGLCDWLMANLGADVPLHFTRFHPAYLMQNLPSTPLEPLERAHGIAKDKGLHYVYIGNVYGHKDESTYCHSCGKLLIGRRGFQITANNIVDGKCSSCQTVIPGVWS, encoded by the coding sequence ATGATGCGGCGAAGGCAGTTTATACAAACTGCGTCTGTCGGCGCAGGCCTGGCATTATGCCCGGGATTCGCTTATTCCCAGATAAAGCCTTCTCCATCAACCAATACGCCGCCCGGTAAAGGCTATCATCCCGCCAGCTATTATATTAAACTTGAGGATGGCATTGTCGAATGCACTCTATGCCCGCGGCGATGTCATGTAAGCGACCTTGAAAGAGGCTACTGCGGCGTTAGGGAAAATATCGGCGGCGAATACTATACGCTTGTCTATTCAAAAGTATGCTCGGCGAATATCGATCCAATCGAGAAGAAACCTTTGTTTCATTTTCTGCCGGGCACCAATGCTTTTTCAATCGCCACGGCGGGCTGCAATATGAACTGCAAATTTTGTCAGAACTGGAGCATATCTCAGTTCAGACCTGAGGATGTTAATCATTTCGATATGCCGCCGGATAAATGCGTTGATATTGCTAAAGAAAACGGCTGTCCGACGATTGCCTATACATACTCCGAACCTACTGTATTCTATGAGTATATGCTTGATTGCGCTAAAGCCGCACGGCAGGAAAATATCAGCTCGGTGGTAATCACCGCCGGTTTAATCGAAAAAGAACCGTTAAAGGAATTGATAAGCTCGGTTGACGCTATCAAAATCGACCTGAAAGCATATACGCAAACCTACTACAACGATATTTGCAGCGGCTTTCTCAAACCGGTATTGGACAATCTGATTACTATAAAATCATCCGGTATCTGGCTAGAGATTGTTTATCTGATGCTGCCCGGCCTCAATGACAGCAGGCAGGAGATATCAGGGCTATGCGATTGGCTGATGGCTAATCTTGGCGCGGATGTGCCGCTTCATTTTACCCGATTCCATCCGGCTTACCTGATGCAAAACCTGCCCTCGACACCGTTAGAGCCGCTTGAACGGGCACATGGTATCGCTAAGGATAAGGGTCTGCATTATGTTTATATCGGCAATGTGTACGGTCATAAGGATGAGAGCACCTATTGCCACAGTTGCGGCAAACTGCTTATTGGCAGACGCGGCTTTCAGATTACAGCGAATAATATTGTCGATGGCAAATGCTCATCATGTCAAACAGTTATACCTGGCGTTTGGAGTTAA
- a CDS encoding DUF4382 domain-containing protein: MIKLFVLIIVGVSAIFIFCSGDPYTPEVETGLLEIYLQDSPADYESVFITIDSLGSRSTDNSTGELTILYSGSEKFNVVNLRNGSRCLLVSKELPEGSIGSVRIVFGQCRVVINRISYDLYFSPPACSTMEVSGRVIFNKNRDGIALLDINLMTSISYDSVFSRYVFEPDISLLDIDSTGSIYGTIIPPHSDIYLFKDSQEPIAYTYAAGIFGFYGLTRGLYDSIMCAPHGLDTLFHDTLMNYNYPIYPGAEYDMLDLELPELGG; this comes from the coding sequence ATGATTAAATTATTTGTGCTTATAATAGTTGGCGTTTCCGCAATATTTATTTTTTGCTCCGGCGACCCTTACACTCCTGAAGTAGAAACCGGATTGCTTGAGATATATTTGCAGGATAGCCCGGCTGATTATGAATCGGTCTTTATTACTATCGATAGTCTTGGTTCGCGCTCTACAGATAACAGTACCGGTGAATTGACAATTTTATACTCCGGCTCAGAAAAATTCAATGTTGTCAACTTGAGAAATGGAAGCCGCTGTTTATTAGTAAGCAAGGAATTGCCGGAGGGAAGCATTGGCTCGGTTAGAATAGTCTTTGGCCAGTGCCGGGTTGTTATTAACCGCATATCGTATGATTTATACTTTTCGCCGCCGGCCTGCAGCACTATGGAGGTTTCGGGGCGAGTAATATTCAATAAAAACAGGGATGGAATAGCCTTATTGGATATTAACCTTATGACCTCTATCAGCTATGATTCAGTATTTAGCAGATATGTATTCGAGCCTGACATTTCTTTGCTTGATATAGATTCCACCGGCTCAATTTATGGTACTATAATTCCGCCTCACAGCGATATTTATCTTTTTAAAGACAGCCAAGAGCCTATTGCCTATACTTATGCTGCCGGTATTTTTGGTTTCTATGGCCTAACGCGCGGGCTTTATGACAGCATAATGTGTGCTCCTCACGGATTAGATACATTATTCCATGACACTTTAATGAATTATAATTACCCGATATATCCGGGTGCTGAATATGATATGTTAGACTTGGAACTTCCCGAACTTGGGGGCTAA
- the rnhC gene encoding ribonuclease HIII, producing MHEELIADGLIGTDEAGKGDYFGPLVCAACYVDSKLLKSLTDIGVRDSKKISNKRSLEMSIVIKRTCPHNIIAIGPEKYNQLYAKMMNLNKLLAWAHAKSIENLLGKINCPNVLTDKFGEESLVLNALQEKGRTVNLIQKHKAESNIAVAAASILARAEFLNRLSALSKNCGIDLHPGAGAPTDQSLLRFVKKHGRDKLSQVAKIHFKTTKKVLG from the coding sequence GTGCATGAAGAGTTAATAGCGGATGGCCTTATCGGCACTGATGAGGCTGGCAAGGGGGATTATTTCGGACCTCTTGTCTGCGCCGCCTGTTATGTGGATTCCAAGCTTTTAAAATCGCTGACTGATATCGGAGTCAGAGACTCAAAAAAAATCTCAAATAAGCGTTCTTTGGAGATGTCTATAGTAATTAAAAGAACGTGTCCCCATAATATTATTGCCATTGGGCCTGAAAAATATAATCAGCTTTATGCAAAGATGATGAATCTTAATAAGCTGTTAGCCTGGGCGCATGCAAAATCAATTGAAAACCTGCTTGGGAAAATAAACTGCCCGAATGTCTTAACCGACAAATTTGGTGAAGAAAGCCTTGTCCTGAATGCTCTTCAGGAAAAAGGCCGAACCGTCAATCTTATCCAGAAACATAAAGCCGAAAGCAATATAGCTGTGGCGGCGGCTTCAATTCTTGCCCGTGCGGAGTTTTTAAATCGTTTATCGGCATTATCAAAGAATTGCGGCATCGACCTTCATCCCGGAGCGGGCGCGCCGACCGACCAGTCGCTATTGAGATTTGTTAAAAAGCATGGCCGGGATAAATTGTCGCAAGTGGCTAAAATCCATTTTAAAACAACTAAAAAAGTTCTCGGATGA
- the efp gene encoding elongation factor P: MIDTSDFRIGMRLQIDSDIFTIIDFQHARTAQRKANVWTKMKNIRTGQVLERSFPAGEKFVEPDFSERNMQYLYNDQEGFHFMDSENYEQIDLTEEQIGHNKGYLQENVEYQILFFEGNPINVQMPSAVVLKVTEAEPAVKGDSVSNITKQVTVETGLHVKVPLFVKEGDKIKIDTREGKYLERA, encoded by the coding sequence ATGATTGATACATCTGATTTTCGAATAGGTATGCGGCTGCAGATTGACAGCGATATTTTCACTATTATCGATTTCCAACATGCCCGCACTGCTCAGCGAAAAGCTAATGTTTGGACTAAAATGAAAAATATCCGCACCGGACAGGTATTGGAGAGATCGTTTCCAGCCGGTGAGAAATTTGTCGAACCTGATTTTTCCGAGCGCAATATGCAATATCTATACAACGACCAGGAAGGTTTCCATTTTATGGACTCGGAAAATTACGAACAGATTGACTTGACAGAGGAACAGATTGGTCATAACAAGGGATACCTTCAGGAAAACGTAGAATACCAGATACTGTTTTTCGAGGGCAATCCTATTAATGTCCAGATGCCGTCGGCAGTAGTGCTTAAGGTGACTGAGGCCGAACCTGCGGTTAAAGGCGACAGCGTGTCAAATATTACGAAGCAGGTTACTGTGGAAACCGGACTTCATGTAAAAGTGCCTTTATTCGTCAAAGAGGGCGACAAGATTAAAATAGATACCCGTGAAGGCAAATACTTAGAGCGAGCCTAA
- a CDS encoding HEAT repeat domain-containing protein: MDINFKPTPIDEIDVKKISLDIFRDIYAASRQLMMYPMGHPIMNETLKKPLESLNTIFSFKRSFIFQVHNQRLAAEGILLDDAVFIKGLLKDLAKHDITRVEFTAEITSGDLYTFLSKLLESKCLSGATIQEYLVEKDVASIKINQPGSSPLYNIDDNIIGLPKAKYMLSERVKDILNDNSNIIISYYIDEIIDDDDLAARLEINFRLPFLASYIKSIISHMPEKKALDLITQVIYSTNWLGESTDQKTLEGIRKLWKDYTVQKEDISIILPVYNIFKSVGATEDVIEFIFDKAALIKLKAVRQTEEIISHLRANRAREIDFQLLKSTVFKLATDMYSQPLEKLLKQLLDSLSSRVLDTRQRGLRLTIEATEILADGAFWDIYRNFIKEALRLALMPKSQNEIIELIVWIIEKSAKKEQWECLKIGVQTLKTIASDKVDYKSIQASNKLDELAESPILTDILTGAVLDSSSGSELFEAVSAIASRKVAAVLVEKIDCPNRNTRARVIKSLVRMGEQIGPEVIKKFAELVSAGETNDVNAWYKIRNMLRVLSEIKYFEAIPYFEVLAGWKQKRIKLDLISACEVMKSPTVSGVLSKLAVDIDRDVRKNAIIALGMSGYPDMVKQLRNLFTKTISDHELIIVAIGRIGGAFARDTLIELYENPDVFENLEISKKDEQNIKVALLKALSVIDDDVSRSKIELYSKSGKHKLFKKDVLSETALILLSNNKK, translated from the coding sequence GTGGATATAAATTTCAAACCAACGCCAATAGATGAAATAGATGTCAAGAAAATCAGTCTTGATATTTTCCGTGATATTTATGCTGCCTCCCGCCAGCTTATGATGTATCCCATGGGTCATCCGATTATGAACGAGACCCTTAAAAAGCCCCTCGAAAGTTTAAATACTATTTTTAGCTTTAAGAGGTCTTTTATTTTTCAGGTACATAATCAGCGGCTGGCAGCCGAGGGAATACTTCTGGATGATGCTGTTTTTATTAAGGGTTTGCTGAAAGATCTTGCTAAACATGACATCACCCGGGTTGAGTTTACAGCCGAAATAACATCCGGTGATTTATATACCTTTCTCAGCAAACTGCTCGAAAGTAAATGCCTGTCAGGCGCAACTATTCAGGAATACCTTGTTGAGAAAGATGTCGCTTCGATAAAAATAAACCAACCGGGTTCATCTCCTTTATATAATATAGATGATAATATAATTGGCTTGCCAAAGGCGAAATATATGCTCTCGGAGCGGGTTAAGGATATTCTTAACGATAACTCAAATATTATTATTTCATATTATATTGATGAAATTATTGATGATGATGATCTGGCCGCAAGACTGGAAATCAATTTCCGTCTGCCGTTTCTTGCCAGCTATATTAAATCAATAATTTCCCATATGCCTGAAAAAAAAGCTCTTGATCTTATTACCCAAGTAATTTATTCCACCAACTGGTTGGGTGAATCAACCGACCAAAAGACTCTGGAAGGTATCCGCAAACTCTGGAAAGATTATACTGTCCAGAAAGAGGATATATCTATAATATTGCCGGTTTATAATATTTTCAAGTCTGTTGGGGCTACCGAAGACGTTATAGAATTTATATTTGATAAAGCGGCTCTTATCAAACTCAAAGCGGTTCGCCAGACTGAGGAGATTATTAGCCATCTAAGGGCAAACAGGGCTAGGGAAATTGATTTCCAACTGCTGAAAAGTACGGTTTTCAAGCTGGCTACCGATATGTACAGCCAACCGCTTGAAAAGCTTCTTAAACAACTTCTCGACAGCCTGTCATCGAGAGTTCTCGATACTCGCCAGCGGGGCCTAAGACTTACAATTGAGGCGACTGAAATACTTGCCGATGGGGCGTTTTGGGATATTTACCGAAATTTCATAAAAGAAGCGCTGAGGTTGGCATTAATGCCCAAGTCTCAAAATGAAATAATCGAATTGATAGTCTGGATAATTGAAAAATCGGCTAAAAAAGAGCAATGGGAATGCTTAAAAATTGGCGTTCAGACGCTAAAAACTATTGCCAGCGATAAAGTTGATTACAAAAGCATACAAGCTTCCAACAAGCTTGACGAATTAGCCGAATCCCCGATTTTGACTGATATTCTAACGGGAGCTGTGCTTGACAGCAGCAGTGGCTCGGAATTATTTGAAGCTGTTTCTGCTATCGCCTCACGAAAGGTAGCGGCTGTTTTGGTCGAAAAAATTGATTGTCCCAATCGTAATACAAGGGCAAGAGTGATAAAATCATTAGTAAGAATGGGCGAACAAATAGGTCCGGAGGTTATTAAGAAGTTTGCCGAATTAGTCAGCGCCGGTGAAACCAATGATGTAAACGCATGGTATAAAATCCGAAATATGCTTCGGGTTTTAAGCGAGATAAAATATTTTGAAGCTATTCCATATTTTGAAGTTCTTGCCGGATGGAAACAGAAACGGATTAAACTCGACTTGATATCTGCCTGCGAAGTTATGAAATCGCCAACTGTTAGCGGTGTGTTGTCGAAACTGGCTGTTGATATTGACCGGGATGTGCGTAAAAACGCTATTATTGCGCTGGGGATGTCCGGTTATCCTGATATGGTAAAACAACTAAGGAATCTATTTACTAAAACCATATCTGACCATGAGCTTATAATTGTCGCTATTGGCCGTATAGGCGGGGCATTTGCCAGAGATACATTGATAGAGCTTTATGAAAATCCGGATGTCTTTGAAAATTTGGAAATATCTAAAAAGGATGAACAGAATATCAAAGTAGCTTTATTAAAAGCATTGTCTGTAATTGATGATGATGTTTCCCGAAGTAAAATCGAGCTTTATAGCAAATCAGGCAAACACAAGCTGTTTAAAAAGGATGTTCTTTCCGAAACCGCCTTAATATTGTTAAGCAATAATAAAAAGTAA